The proteins below are encoded in one region of Dama dama isolate Ldn47 chromosome 21, ASM3311817v1, whole genome shotgun sequence:
- the LOC133042356 gene encoding adenosine receptor A2b-like → MPLEAQDAVYVALELALAALSVAGNVLVCAAVGTSSALQTPTNYFLVSLAAADVAVGLFAIPFAITISLGFCTDFHSCLFLACFVLVLTQSSIFSLLAVAVDRYLAVRVPLRYKSLVTGARARGVIAALWVLAFGIGLTPFLGWNSRERAINCTEPGDRAENVSCCLIRCLFENVVPMSYMVYFNFFGCVLPPLLIMLAIYVKIFLVACRQLQRTELMDHSRTVLQREIHAAKSLAMIVGIFALCWLPVHAINCASLFQPTWAMEKPKWSMNLAILLSHANSAVNPIVYAYRNRDFRYTFHKIISRYVLCRTDILKSREGQAGSQPTLQLGL, encoded by the coding sequence ATGCCGCTGGAGGCGCAGGACGCGGTGTACGTGGCGCTGGAGCTGGCGCTGGCCGCTCTGTCGGTGGCCGGTAACGTGCTGGTGTGCGCGGCAGTAGGCACCTCGAGCGCACTGCAGACGCCCACCAACTACTTTTTGGTGTCGCTGGCCGCGGCCGACGTGGCCGTGGGGCTGTTCGCCATCCCCTTCGCCATCACCATCAGCCTGGGCTTCTGCACCGACTTCCACAGCTGCCTCTTCCTCGCCTGCTTCGTGCTTGTGCTCACGCAGAGCTCCATCTTCAGCCTCCTGGCCGTGGCCGTCGACAGATACCTGGCCGTGCGCGTCCCGCTCAGGTATAAGAGTCTGGTCACTGGGGCCCGAGCGAGAGGAGTTATTGCTGCCCTCTGGGTCCTGGCGTTTGGCATCGGCCTGACGCCGTTCCTGGGGTGGAACAGCAGAGAAAGAGCCATCAACTGCACGGAGCCGGGGGACAGAGCCGAGAACGTGAGCTGCTGCCTCATCAGGTGTCTCTTCGAAAACGTGGTGCCTATGAGCTACATGGTGTACTTCAACTTCTTCGGCTGTGTCCTGCCCCCGCTGCTCATCATGCTGGCCATCTACGTCAAGATCTTCCTGGTGGCCTGCAGGCAGCTGCAGCGCACAGAGCTCATGGACCACTCGAGGACCGTCCTCCAGCGGGAGATCCACGCGGCCAAGTCCCTGGCCATGATTGTTGGCATTTTTGCCCTATGCTGGCTGCCAGTCCACGCCATCAACTGCGCCTCGCTCTTCCAGCCAACCTGGGCCATGGAGAAGCCCAAGTGGTCGATGAACTTAGCCATCCTCCTGTCGCACGCCAACTCGGCCGTCAACCCCATCGTCTACGCCTACCGGAACCGAGACTTCCGTTACACTTTTCACAAAATCATTTCCAGGTACGTCCTCTGCCGGACGGACATCCTCAAGagcagggaggggcaggcagggtCTCAGCCCACTCTCCAGCTGGGCCTATGA